In Enterocloster clostridioformis, one genomic interval encodes:
- a CDS encoding carbohydrate ABC transporter permease gives MNRKKNTSAVLVYGVLVFITIICLFPIVWMCLISIKSASESITGFNSLMVSNPTMANFKRLFEMIPVGQNAFNSVFTTIMGTITSLFFCALAGFAFAKYRFPGRKFLFYFVIATMLVPPEVGSVPLFIIMKKVGLINSLWSLVIPRIATAVGIFYMNQYITDVPDELVEAARIDGCSDFGIFTRIILPVIKPAMASWGAITLIARWNDFFWPLLYLRKQAKYTLMVTISLLPVSEGLSTPWPVILAGTTLVIIPIIILYLILEKFQKAGMMEGAVKG, from the coding sequence ATGAACAGAAAGAAAAATACGTCTGCTGTCCTGGTTTACGGCGTACTTGTATTTATCACCATTATCTGCCTGTTTCCCATTGTGTGGATGTGCCTGATTTCCATAAAGAGCGCCAGTGAGAGCATTACGGGATTCAATTCCCTGATGGTTTCAAATCCCACCATGGCAAACTTTAAGCGCCTGTTTGAAATGATTCCTGTTGGACAGAATGCCTTTAACAGCGTGTTCACCACCATCATGGGAACCATTACCTCCCTGTTTTTCTGTGCCCTGGCAGGCTTTGCCTTTGCAAAGTACAGGTTTCCGGGCAGGAAATTCCTTTTTTACTTTGTCATTGCCACCATGCTGGTGCCGCCGGAGGTGGGAAGCGTGCCTTTGTTCATCATCATGAAGAAGGTGGGACTGATTAACAGCCTCTGGTCTTTGGTAATCCCCAGGATTGCCACTGCGGTGGGTATCTTTTACATGAACCAGTACATAACAGATGTGCCGGATGAACTGGTGGAGGCGGCCAGGATTGACGGATGTTCTGACTTCGGCATCTTCACCAGAATCATTCTCCCGGTTATCAAGCCGGCCATGGCCTCATGGGGAGCCATCACCCTGATTGCCAGATGGAACGATTTCTTCTGGCCTCTGCTGTACTTAAGGAAGCAGGCAAAGTACACGCTGATGGTGACGATTTCACTGCTGCCGGTCAGCGAGGGGTTATCCACCCCGTGGCCCGTTATACTGGCGGGCACCACCCTGGTTATCATACCTATCATCATCCTGTACCTGATTCTGGAGAAGTTCCAGAAGGCGGGTATGATGGAGGGCGCTGTTAAGGGATGA
- a CDS encoding nucleotidyltransferase family protein: protein MAGYKADQLMDYLRPLDIMFVRNENYASGQMFDSVKLGISRAAELCGRILITPADVPLIEQAAFKQVMECPGALVRPVCGGRPGHPVRADSRLVPDICAYRGGGGLKGAMERLGVPITELEVEDPGIYLDADTPQDYMSLRYWNDYSQIQKQSPKMIHFRISIGMTS, encoded by the coding sequence GTGGCCGGATATAAAGCGGACCAGCTGATGGATTATCTGCGGCCCCTGGATATCATGTTTGTCCGCAATGAAAATTATGCCTCCGGCCAGATGTTTGATTCGGTCAAACTGGGGATATCCAGGGCTGCCGAGCTGTGCGGCCGAATCCTCATCACGCCTGCGGACGTCCCGCTGATTGAGCAGGCCGCCTTTAAACAGGTGATGGAATGCCCGGGCGCCCTGGTGCGCCCGGTCTGCGGCGGCCGTCCGGGCCATCCGGTCCGGGCGGATTCACGGCTGGTGCCGGATATCTGCGCCTACAGGGGCGGGGGAGGGCTCAAGGGAGCCATGGAGCGCCTGGGGGTGCCGATTACGGAACTGGAGGTGGAGGATCCGGGAATTTATCTGGATGCGGATACGCCTCAGGATTATATGAGTCTCAGATACTGGAATGATTACAGTCAGATACAGAAACAAAGCCCTAAAATGATACATTTCCGTATTTCAATAGGAATGACCTCATAG
- the yqeB gene encoding selenium-dependent molybdenum cofactor biosynthesis protein YqeB, which yields MTERTKQLVIVRGGGDIATGTIHKLCRCGYPVLVLESGYPSAIRRCVAFSEAVYDGTSEVEGITCIKASGYDEACTIMEQGAVPVMIDENCGVLEKVRPWALVDAILAKKNLGTTRDMADKTIGLGPGFTAGQDVDLVIETMRGHNLGRIIGNGSAAPNTGVPGVIGGYGAERVIHSPAKGIFFGKALIGDMVEQGQAIGVIVTGQGEVTVEASLTGLLRGIIKDGYPVVEGFKIADIDPRKSEYENCFTISDKARCIAGSVVEGLQMLEVKQGY from the coding sequence ATGACGGAACGTACAAAACAACTGGTAATTGTAAGAGGCGGCGGTGATATTGCTACCGGTACCATCCATAAGCTTTGCCGCTGCGGATACCCGGTGCTGGTGCTGGAGTCGGGGTATCCCTCGGCAATCCGCAGATGTGTGGCCTTTTCCGAAGCAGTATATGACGGTACGTCCGAGGTGGAGGGAATCACCTGCATCAAGGCTTCCGGTTACGATGAAGCCTGCACCATCATGGAACAGGGAGCAGTGCCCGTCATGATTGACGAGAACTGCGGGGTGCTGGAAAAAGTGCGGCCCTGGGCGCTGGTGGATGCCATCCTGGCAAAGAAAAACCTGGGTACCACAAGAGATATGGCGGATAAGACCATTGGACTGGGGCCGGGCTTCACAGCCGGACAGGATGTGGACCTTGTGATAGAGACCATGAGAGGCCACAATCTGGGGCGCATCATTGGAAACGGAAGCGCAGCCCCCAATACCGGAGTTCCCGGAGTTATCGGCGGCTATGGGGCTGAGAGGGTCATTCATTCCCCGGCCAAGGGGATTTTCTTTGGCAAGGCCCTGATTGGGGATATGGTGGAACAGGGCCAGGCCATTGGCGTCATTGTGACCGGACAGGGCGAGGTCACGGTGGAAGCTTCCCTTACAGGGCTATTGAGGGGAATCATAAAAGACGGGTATCCGGTAGTGGAGGGATTTAAGATTGCTGATATAGACCCCAGAAAAAGTGAATATGAAAACTGCTTCACCATATCGGACAAGGCCAGATGCATCGCGGGCTCCGTGGTGGAGGGCCTACAGATGCTGGAGGTGAAGCAGGGGTATTGA
- a CDS encoding YoaK family protein — protein sequence MEKSMGTRGQMSEAVSTGIFLTLSGGFQDAYTYYCRGNVFANAQTGNIVLMGSHLAAREWNVALRYLAPVLAFAGGVYMAEHVKRLHRQDRRFHWRQLIVAIEIILLFVVGFLPQDMNMAANIIVSFVCALQVNAFRKIKGSPYATTMCIGNLRSATENLYWYRHTGQKDHRDKCIRYYGVIGIFAVGAVMGSVLTAHLRERTIWVSCGLLLVSFLIMFVKEDIEGGHV from the coding sequence ATGGAAAAGAGTATGGGTACCCGTGGACAGATGTCGGAGGCTGTGTCAACGGGTATTTTTTTGACTTTGTCCGGAGGCTTTCAGGATGCTTATACGTATTACTGCAGGGGAAATGTGTTTGCCAACGCACAGACAGGCAATATCGTGCTCATGGGGAGCCATTTGGCTGCCAGGGAGTGGAACGTGGCCCTGCGGTATCTGGCTCCTGTCCTGGCCTTTGCAGGCGGAGTGTACATGGCGGAGCATGTGAAACGGCTTCACCGGCAGGACAGGAGATTTCATTGGAGGCAGCTGATTGTGGCCATTGAAATCATCCTTCTTTTTGTGGTGGGATTTCTGCCCCAGGATATGAATATGGCGGCCAATATCATTGTTTCATTCGTATGCGCCCTTCAGGTCAATGCCTTCAGGAAAATCAAGGGAAGCCCCTACGCCACCACCATGTGCATCGGAAATCTGCGCAGCGCCACAGAAAACCTGTACTGGTACCGCCACACGGGCCAAAAGGACCATCGCGATAAATGTATCCGCTATTACGGAGTTATCGGCATATTTGCGGTGGGAGCCGTCATGGGCAGTGTGCTTACGGCCCATCTCAGGGAGCGCACCATATGGGTCAGCTGCGGGCTGCTGCTGGTCAGCTTCCTGATCATGTTTGTAAAAGAAGATATAGAAGGCGGGCATGTGTAA
- a CDS encoding dipicolinate synthase subunit B: MELKGKHVGLAVTGSFCTFAKIEQEIRHLKETGAVLHPIFSGSVQSTDSRFGDTGEFMDRITSITEMKPILKIEEAEPIGPKGYLDVLLIAPCTGNTLAKLANGITDTPVLMAAKAHLRNGRPLVISVSTNDALGINLKNIGLLFNMKNIYFVPFGQDDPVKKPTSMIARTGLIENTLKEALEGRQIQPVIQGV; the protein is encoded by the coding sequence ATGGAATTAAAAGGAAAACATGTAGGCCTGGCCGTCACCGGGTCTTTTTGCACCTTTGCAAAGATAGAACAGGAAATCAGACATCTGAAGGAGACAGGAGCCGTCCTGCACCCCATATTCTCAGGGAGCGTCCAGTCCACGGACTCCCGTTTTGGGGATACCGGCGAGTTTATGGACCGGATAACATCCATCACGGAAATGAAGCCCATACTAAAAATCGAGGAGGCCGAACCCATTGGTCCAAAGGGGTACCTGGATGTCCTACTCATCGCCCCCTGCACCGGCAACACCCTGGCAAAACTGGCCAACGGAATAACGGACACCCCGGTCCTCATGGCCGCGAAAGCACATCTGCGAAACGGCAGGCCCCTGGTGATTTCCGTATCCACCAACGATGCCCTGGGCATCAACCTTAAGAACATCGGCCTGCTGTTCAACATGAAGAACATCTACTTTGTCCCCTTTGGCCAGGACGACCCGGTGAAAAAGCCCACCTCCATGATTGCCCGTACCGGGCTCATAGAGAACACCCTGAAGGAGGCCCTGGAGGGCAGGCAGATACAGCCGGTTATACAAGGGGTGTAA
- a CDS encoding DUF2325 domain-containing protein encodes MSVVIIGGHDRMVSQYKKICRNYKCKAKVFTQMSASLDKQIGSPDLLVLFTNTVSHKMIRCALDEVGSGTEIVRCHTSSGTALTEILEEKCAVCAV; translated from the coding sequence ATGAGCGTTGTCATTATCGGAGGCCATGACCGCATGGTAAGCCAATATAAAAAGATTTGCAGGAATTACAAGTGTAAGGCAAAAGTATTTACCCAAATGAGCGCAAGCCTGGATAAACAGATTGGCAGTCCTGACCTGCTGGTCCTGTTTACCAACACAGTGTCCCACAAAATGATACGCTGCGCCCTGGACGAGGTGGGAAGCGGCACGGAGATTGTCCGCTGCCATACCAGCAGCGGCACAGCCCTCACAGAAATCCTGGAAGAAAAATGCGCGGTCTGTGCCGTATAG
- the dapA gene encoding 4-hydroxy-tetrahydrodipicolinate synthase, translating to MRHSIFEGSATAVVTPMNGYGNLDFDAFGRLLEWMIREGTDAVVVNGTTGESATLDDKEKMAVIRYAVRQVDGRIPVIAGTGSNCTEHAVELSRKAQELGADALLQVTPYYNKASQDGLVRHFTQVADHVSIPILLYNVPSRTGVTIQPETYKILSEHPNIRGTKEASGSLSLIAKTAALCGEGFDIYSGNDDQTVPIMSLGGKGVVSVLANIMPRETHQMCRLYLDGDVKESRRMQLKLLEIMEALFWDVNPIPVKAALCMMGVCGDDLRLPLTPMEPEQRERLAEVMKRQGISLKKELHNQTNLL from the coding sequence ATGAGACACAGTATTTTTGAGGGCAGCGCTACGGCAGTGGTGACGCCCATGAACGGATATGGAAATCTTGATTTTGACGCCTTTGGAAGGCTTTTGGAATGGATGATAAGGGAAGGGACGGACGCTGTGGTGGTGAACGGTACCACCGGGGAGTCGGCCACTTTGGACGACAAGGAAAAAATGGCTGTCATCCGCTATGCCGTAAGGCAGGTGGACGGCAGGATTCCTGTTATCGCGGGTACGGGGAGCAACTGTACGGAGCATGCGGTGGAGCTGTCCAGAAAGGCCCAGGAGCTGGGGGCAGATGCCCTGCTGCAGGTGACGCCTTATTACAATAAGGCATCCCAGGATGGGCTGGTGCGCCATTTTACCCAGGTGGCGGACCATGTAAGCATACCCATCCTTTTATACAATGTGCCAAGCCGTACCGGGGTGACCATCCAGCCGGAAACCTACAAGATTCTGTCGGAGCATCCCAATATACGGGGGACAAAGGAGGCCAGCGGCAGCCTGTCCCTGATTGCCAAAACAGCGGCTTTGTGCGGGGAGGGATTTGATATCTATTCCGGCAATGATGACCAGACCGTCCCCATCATGTCCCTGGGCGGCAAGGGGGTGGTGTCGGTGCTGGCAAATATCATGCCCAGGGAGACACATCAGATGTGCCGTCTGTACCTGGACGGAGATGTGAAGGAGAGCAGGCGGATGCAGCTTAAGCTTCTGGAAATCATGGAAGCCCTGTTCTGGGATGTAAACCCCATACCGGTGAAAGCAGCTCTTTGCATGATGGGAGTCTGCGGGGATGATCTGCGCCTTCCGCTGACGCCCATGGAGCCGGAGCAGAGGGAGAGACTGGCAGAGGTCATGAAACGGCAGGGAATCAGTCTGAAAAAAGAATTGCATAATCAGACAAATCTGCTATAA
- a CDS encoding winged helix-turn-helix domain-containing protein, with protein MDQNQLHYGISLKLYFENKAFGPGMSTLLRGVESTGSLQGAAQTMNMAYSKAWKMLKESEKAWGFMLTERETGGRDGGGSTLTPQAVRLLEAYDAFMAETRQELDRLFEKHFSREWVEELKQSAELAKE; from the coding sequence TTGGACCAGAATCAGCTTCACTATGGGATATCACTGAAATTATATTTTGAAAATAAGGCATTCGGACCCGGCATGTCAACACTGCTGAGGGGAGTGGAATCCACCGGTTCCCTTCAGGGGGCGGCTCAGACCATGAACATGGCTTACAGCAAAGCGTGGAAGATGTTAAAGGAGTCGGAAAAGGCATGGGGGTTCATGCTGACGGAGCGGGAGACTGGAGGAAGGGACGGTGGCGGTTCAACCCTTACGCCTCAGGCTGTCCGGCTGTTGGAGGCATATGACGCCTTCATGGCAGAGACAAGGCAGGAACTGGACCGGTTATTTGAAAAACATTTTTCCCGGGAATGGGTGGAAGAGCTGAAGCAATCTGCTGAGCTGGCAAAAGAATAA
- a CDS encoding CoA-transferase → MAKIITVKEAAELVQDGAVIGSAVQGMTGWPEEIGLAIENRFMETGHPSGITHIHGAGQGDFGRMSEDGKTCRGECALAHDGLLSCSIHGHAGCSFKVTKQIVDNKILAYNIPLGVVGQIWREMGRGFPGLLTKVGLGTFMDPRYDGAMVNEKTKKEGKGPLKILRQRGPLRLSLWPDIKRTS, encoded by the coding sequence ATGGCAAAAATCATAACAGTGAAAGAGGCGGCAGAGCTGGTACAGGACGGCGCGGTTATCGGTTCGGCGGTCCAGGGAATGACAGGCTGGCCGGAGGAAATAGGGCTTGCCATTGAGAACAGATTTATGGAAACAGGACACCCGTCGGGCATCACCCATATCCACGGGGCGGGTCAGGGGGATTTCGGCCGTATGTCTGAGGACGGCAAAACCTGCCGGGGAGAGTGTGCGCTGGCCCACGACGGACTGCTTTCATGCAGCATACACGGCCATGCGGGATGTTCCTTTAAGGTGACAAAGCAAATCGTGGACAACAAGATTCTGGCCTACAACATTCCACTGGGAGTGGTGGGGCAGATTTGGAGGGAGATGGGGCGCGGATTCCCGGGCCTTCTGACAAAGGTGGGACTGGGCACGTTCATGGACCCCAGATACGACGGGGCCATGGTCAACGAAAAGACAAAGAAGGAAGGGAAAGGGCCATTGAAAATCTTAAGACAGCGGGGGCCTCTCCGGTTATCATTGTGGCCGGATATAAAGCGGACCAGCTGA
- a CDS encoding ABC transporter substrate-binding protein, with amino-acid sequence MMNRKLAMALAVSMVVGSLAACGGKTDQAGTTAASKAENAQGGQSGTAEGAEAADGEKTVYPAGTLVVYAMGNPQYRQQWFETWLEDHKDIAPDVKIEFVQTEGTADIREKITMTALSGATEDLPDAAMLDPVTIMDLAGAGLLKDETEYLTPLLDKMVDGAATDATIGGRIYALPDSVRPQVLFYNQEIFDKYGVDAEQMKTMEGYIEAGRQLKEKSNGEVYLSYIDPTSKTWRYWGRRGLMPSAGAKIWDESGEVVIGSDEGTQKALGALDTMNSEGLLLKTTIMEPALYDAINKQQVATFCIGAFWDEFMRKNCEATKGQWRVMSAPEFEGVGKAGAPVSQYMAIIEKGDNPYSELFRQMWYDFTFDTQAKEVWVNSMEEQNAPYSNPVSREMLEDPFWKEPSDFYGGQSFREMEGKCLENGAANLVVTPQDAEADEIISAELEKYVAGNQSMSDAIANMDKNLKAKIGKAEISQ; translated from the coding sequence ATGATGAACAGAAAGTTAGCAATGGCACTTGCGGTATCCATGGTGGTGGGCTCTCTTGCGGCCTGCGGCGGCAAGACCGACCAGGCAGGCACCACCGCGGCATCCAAGGCAGAGAACGCCCAGGGCGGCCAGAGCGGGACGGCTGAGGGCGCTGAGGCAGCGGACGGTGAAAAGACCGTATATCCCGCGGGAACCCTGGTGGTGTATGCCATGGGAAACCCGCAGTACAGGCAGCAGTGGTTTGAGACATGGCTGGAGGACCACAAGGATATTGCGCCGGACGTGAAGATTGAGTTTGTCCAGACAGAGGGAACCGCGGACATCCGCGAGAAGATTACCATGACAGCATTGTCGGGAGCCACCGAGGACCTTCCCGACGCAGCTATGCTGGACCCTGTAACCATCATGGATTTGGCAGGTGCAGGCCTCTTAAAGGATGAGACGGAATATCTGACTCCTCTACTGGATAAGATGGTAGACGGAGCCGCCACAGACGCCACCATCGGCGGACGCATTTACGCGCTGCCGGATTCCGTAAGGCCCCAGGTGCTGTTTTACAACCAGGAGATTTTTGACAAGTACGGCGTGGACGCGGAGCAGATGAAGACCATGGAAGGCTACATAGAGGCAGGACGCCAGCTAAAGGAAAAGAGTAACGGGGAAGTTTACCTTTCCTACATTGATCCAACCAGCAAGACCTGGAGATACTGGGGCCGCAGAGGACTTATGCCGTCGGCAGGCGCTAAAATCTGGGATGAGAGCGGCGAAGTTGTAATCGGAAGCGACGAAGGGACGCAGAAGGCATTGGGCGCCCTGGACACCATGAATTCCGAGGGATTGCTGTTAAAGACAACCATCATGGAACCGGCTCTCTACGACGCCATCAACAAACAGCAGGTAGCCACGTTCTGCATCGGCGCTTTCTGGGATGAGTTCATGAGAAAGAACTGCGAAGCCACCAAGGGACAGTGGAGAGTCATGTCCGCTCCTGAGTTTGAAGGCGTTGGCAAGGCAGGCGCTCCTGTATCCCAGTACATGGCCATCATCGAGAAGGGCGACAATCCTTACTCAGAGCTGTTCCGCCAGATGTGGTATGATTTCACCTTTGACACACAGGCAAAGGAAGTATGGGTGAATTCCATGGAAGAACAGAACGCGCCATATTCCAACCCTGTATCCAGGGAAATGCTGGAAGACCCGTTCTGGAAAGAGCCATCTGACTTCTACGGCGGCCAGTCCTTCCGCGAGATGGAGGGCAAGTGCCTGGAGAACGGCGCGGCAAACCTGGTGGTGACACCTCAGGATGCGGAGGCAGATGAAATCATTTCTGCCGAGCTGGAGAAGTACGTGGCAGGCAACCAGTCCATGAGCGACGCCATCGCCAACATGGATAAGAACTTAAAAGCTAAGATCGGCAAGGCTGAAATCAGCCAGTAA
- a CDS encoding CarD family transcriptional regulator, with the protein MFKKGEYILYGTVGVCQVEGILKPDFSNNDKVYYSLVPKFDQDTTIYIPVDSPKVKMREIMTRQEAEQFILALPSVACKRYANDKERPQVYRQVLESGDCVELASMIKEISEMEQHRRGKGKPLSIRERDGVKSARKLLFGELATALDICPEEIPDYITSQIGES; encoded by the coding sequence TTGTTTAAAAAAGGAGAATACATTCTCTATGGAACCGTAGGCGTATGCCAGGTGGAAGGCATATTGAAACCTGACTTCTCTAATAATGACAAGGTATATTACAGCCTTGTGCCAAAGTTTGACCAGGATACAACCATCTATATACCGGTAGACAGCCCAAAGGTAAAGATGAGGGAAATCATGACCAGACAGGAAGCAGAGCAGTTTATACTGGCCCTGCCGTCTGTTGCGTGCAAGCGGTATGCAAACGACAAGGAAAGACCCCAGGTATACAGGCAGGTTCTCGAGTCCGGCGATTGTGTTGAACTGGCATCCATGATTAAGGAGATATCAGAGATGGAGCAGCACCGCAGAGGAAAGGGAAAGCCCCTGTCCATCCGCGAGCGGGATGGCGTCAAGAGCGCCCGGAAGCTGCTGTTTGGTGAGCTGGCCACTGCCCTGGATATCTGTCCGGAGGAGATTCCGGATTATATTACCAGCCAGATTGGGGAATCGTGA
- a CDS encoding dipicolinate synthase subunit DpsA has translation MHQFLILGGDSRHICLNRLLSQSGARTLFYYDRPSSPFSLREAMEDSHIILCPVPFTKDGKTIFSENSLPGLEIQALADCLKNTHILFGGNIPSSVRERCDSLSIPCHDFMRMEEVAWRNAVATAEGAVAEAIALSPVNLYRSRCLVTGYGRCASILADRLKGMGAGVTVAGRDASRLVQAHCLGYDTCLLKELESVIGEFDFIFNTIPSLVLDGALVKQLQENAAVIDIASAPGGVDFQALKRRNIRARLCPGLPGRYSPHSSAIILYEAVMEHIRDSQTQ, from the coding sequence ATGCATCAATTCCTCATACTGGGCGGAGATTCCAGGCATATTTGCCTGAACCGGCTTCTAAGTCAGTCCGGAGCCAGGACCCTCTTTTACTATGACAGACCCTCTTCCCCCTTCTCTCTCAGAGAAGCCATGGAAGATTCCCATATCATCCTCTGCCCCGTTCCTTTTACAAAGGACGGTAAAACCATCTTCTCAGAAAACAGCCTGCCCGGCCTGGAAATACAAGCCCTCGCAGACTGCCTGAAAAACACCCATATACTTTTTGGAGGTAATATCCCTTCCTCTGTCAGGGAGCGCTGTGATTCCCTTTCCATTCCCTGCCATGATTTCATGCGGATGGAGGAGGTGGCATGGAGGAATGCCGTGGCAACCGCAGAGGGCGCCGTGGCAGAGGCCATAGCCTTAAGTCCGGTGAACCTTTACAGAAGCCGCTGCCTGGTAACCGGATACGGCAGATGCGCCTCCATTCTGGCCGATCGGCTGAAGGGCATGGGTGCCGGCGTAACCGTGGCAGGCCGCGATGCCTCCCGGCTGGTCCAGGCCCATTGTCTGGGATACGATACCTGCCTGTTAAAGGAACTGGAATCCGTCATAGGAGAGTTTGACTTTATATTCAACACCATACCGTCCCTGGTACTGGATGGTGCCCTGGTAAAACAGCTTCAGGAAAATGCGGCTGTCATCGACATTGCCTCCGCTCCGGGAGGGGTGGACTTCCAGGCCCTTAAACGCCGGAATATACGGGCCAGATTATGCCCCGGACTTCCCGGCCGTTACTCCCCCCATTCCTCTGCCATCATTCTTTATGAGGCCGTCATGGAGCATATCCGGGATTCACAGACTCAGTAA
- a CDS encoding carbohydrate ABC transporter permease, with protein MLKALKKYRAPYLFIMPFFILFLVFQLVPTIWTFYISLTNWKGIGTPDFCGFDNYRKMLIDDMFWESLGNTVVYWLTGLVFIICCALLIASLLNSRYLKSNSARAFFKTATFLPNICAAIAMGLIFRMLFDENVGLVNELVTMLGGSRLPWLTSTTFSKIPVIILNVWRYTPWFTMILLSGLLNISKDYYEAATVDGANGWQQFWFITLPSLKNILFFCSVTLTVDMWKLFNESYILPGPGTSNSSLFQYMYESGFNVFNMGYASAIGVILILILIVISIIQFVVRHKQGEI; from the coding sequence ATGTTAAAAGCACTGAAAAAATACAGGGCTCCCTATTTGTTTATCATGCCCTTTTTTATCCTGTTTCTTGTATTTCAGCTGGTGCCCACCATATGGACGTTCTACATCAGCCTGACAAACTGGAAGGGAATCGGGACTCCGGATTTCTGCGGGTTTGACAACTACAGGAAAATGCTGATTGACGATATGTTCTGGGAATCCCTGGGCAACACAGTGGTCTACTGGCTCACCGGACTGGTATTCATTATCTGCTGTGCCCTGCTCATCGCGTCCCTATTAAACAGCAGATACTTAAAGAGTAATTCCGCCAGGGCATTTTTCAAAACGGCTACCTTCCTTCCGAATATATGTGCAGCCATTGCCATGGGTCTTATTTTCCGAATGCTGTTTGATGAAAACGTGGGCCTGGTCAATGAGCTGGTGACAATGCTCGGGGGCAGCAGGCTCCCCTGGCTTACCAGCACCACATTTTCAAAGATACCGGTCATTATCCTGAATGTCTGGAGATATACCCCATGGTTTACCATGATTCTCTTATCAGGACTGCTTAACATATCCAAGGATTACTATGAGGCAGCCACGGTGGACGGGGCCAACGGGTGGCAGCAGTTCTGGTTTATAACCCTGCCGTCCTTAAAGAACATCCTGTTTTTCTGTTCCGTCACACTGACAGTGGATATGTGGAAGCTGTTCAATGAATCCTATATTCTTCCGGGGCCGGGAACCTCCAACTCATCCCTGTTCCAGTACATGTACGAGTCAGGCTTTAATGTATTCAACATGGGTTATGCATCGGCAATCGGCGTTATCCTGATTCTTATTCTGATTGTCATATCCATCATCCAGTTTGTGGTAAGACACAAGCAGGGCGAAATATAG
- a CDS encoding molybdopterin-binding protein: MKLIQTVDAEGTVLCHDITQIIKGVTKDAVFRKGHVVTREDIPVLLSVGKDQLYVWEKEDGMLHENDAAEILCDMCKGQNMERSQAKEGKIELTAACDGLLKVDNRGLKAVNGFGQMMIATRHGNFAVKKGDKLAGTRIIPLVIEEEKMEAAKRAAAEATGGCPILELKPFLHKKAGIVTTGNEVFYGRIQDTFTPVIRGKLSEFDTEVIDHVTWNDDDTKVTASILDMIQKGADVVVCTGGMSVDPDDKTPLAIRNTGADIVSYGAPVLPGAMFLLAYYQVRDGENPRTVAIMGLPGCVMYAKRTIFDLVLPRIMADDQVTADDLAALGQGGLCLNCPECTFPNCGFGKGM; this comes from the coding sequence ATGAAACTGATTCAGACAGTGGATGCGGAGGGCACCGTACTGTGCCATGATATCACACAGATTATTAAGGGCGTGACAAAGGATGCGGTATTCCGTAAGGGCCATGTGGTCACCAGGGAAGACATACCGGTCCTCTTAAGTGTGGGAAAGGACCAGCTCTATGTATGGGAGAAGGAGGATGGAATGCTTCATGAGAATGATGCGGCGGAGATTCTCTGTGACATGTGCAAAGGGCAGAATATGGAGCGTTCCCAGGCAAAGGAAGGAAAGATTGAGCTGACGGCAGCATGTGACGGCCTTCTGAAGGTGGATAACCGGGGGCTTAAGGCGGTAAACGGATTCGGACAGATGATGATAGCCACCCGTCACGGCAATTTTGCAGTGAAGAAGGGGGATAAGCTGGCAGGGACCAGAATCATCCCTCTTGTGATTGAGGAAGAAAAGATGGAGGCGGCAAAAAGGGCGGCCGCAGAGGCAACAGGGGGATGTCCCATCCTGGAGCTGAAACCATTTTTACATAAAAAGGCAGGTATCGTTACAACGGGCAACGAGGTGTTTTACGGCCGTATCCAGGATACCTTCACCCCTGTGATCCGGGGAAAGCTTTCGGAGTTTGACACAGAGGTCATTGACCATGTGACGTGGAACGATGACGATACCAAGGTGACGGCCAGCATCCTGGACATGATACAAAAGGGCGCGGACGTGGTTGTCTGTACGGGCGGCATGAGCGTGGACCCGGACGACAAGACGCCGCTTGCCATCCGGAACACAGGAGCGGACATCGTATCATACGGAGCGCCGGTGCTTCCGGGAGCCATGTTCCTGCTGGCCTATTACCAGGTCAGGGATGGGGAAAATCCCCGTACGGTTGCCATCATGGGACTTCCGGGGTGCGTCATGTATGCCAAGCGTACCATATTTGATCTGGTCCTGCCGAGAATCATGGCGGATGACCAGGTGACGGCGGATGATCTGGCCGCGTTGGGCCAGGGCGGGCTTTGCCTTAACTGTCCGGAATGCACCTTCCCCAACTGCGGGTTCGGCAAGGGGATGTAA